The Flavobacterium jumunjinense genome includes a region encoding these proteins:
- the tamL gene encoding translocation and assembly module lipoprotein TamL: MKKHLLLYLVTITLLLFSCSGTKNIPEGDLLYIGHQLEVNGEKVTKSERKNIENNLDGLIRPKPNRSILGMRPDIFFYNLAGDVKKEKGFRHWIKYKLGRKPILFSEVDLSYNNKIIQNYTENKGFFNVQTISDSTKRGKKGIAKYKVTLNHQYKIKQIVYPEDSTTIAKQITNLKKDSFLKVGEAYDLDKIKNERNRIDTKLKELGYYYFNENFLITKVDSTVGNHEVDVILAIKKDTPEKAKQAFNINSVYVYSNFKIDNDTLNINPNATTKYENFTIIGDEKLFKPVVFENTLYFKKGDLYNRTNHNLSLNRIITLGTFKFVKNQFKESDTIGNYLDAYYYLTPLPKKSIRLEALAKSNSANYSGTELNINWSNRNTFKGAELLALSVFGGLEVQVSGQNNGFNVYRFGGESSLTWPRFILPFKTHTASGYVPRTKAILSYEYQLRSKLYSLQTFKSSFGYLWKENERKEHNLNVFDITYTTSNGITDLYKEQIAANTSLEKVIQKQLIFGPTYSYTYTNSMLTNKKNTFYFKGALDLSANATGLLLGADDVTNPKTILGVPFSQFSKFEIDFRHYLNFSKDTKLASRIIMGVGIPYGNSSELPFIKQFFIGGTSSIRAFRARSIGPGTFIDTTNNTFLPDQSGDIKFEFNTELRTKIYDLVKGAVFVDGGNIWLLNEDTNKPGATFSKNFMNQLAIGAGVGLRFDFSFLVLRTDFAFPLRKPYLPKGEEWVIDEINFGNGNWRKENLIFNLAIGYPF, from the coding sequence ATGAAAAAGCATTTGCTCCTTTATTTAGTTACAATTACTCTACTACTATTTTCTTGTAGTGGTACTAAAAATATTCCTGAAGGTGATTTATTATATATTGGACATCAATTAGAGGTTAATGGAGAAAAAGTAACCAAATCGGAAAGAAAAAATATCGAAAACAACTTAGATGGTTTAATTAGACCAAAACCAAATCGTTCAATTTTAGGTATGAGACCAGACATTTTCTTTTATAACCTTGCAGGAGATGTAAAAAAAGAAAAAGGTTTTAGACATTGGATCAAATATAAATTAGGAAGAAAACCCATTTTGTTTAGTGAAGTAGATTTATCATATAATAATAAAATTATTCAAAATTATACTGAAAACAAAGGCTTCTTCAATGTACAAACTATTTCAGACTCTACTAAAAGAGGTAAAAAAGGAATTGCAAAATATAAGGTAACATTAAATCATCAATACAAAATAAAACAAATTGTATATCCAGAAGATTCAACGACAATAGCCAAACAAATTACCAATTTAAAAAAAGATAGTTTTTTAAAAGTTGGTGAAGCTTATGATTTAGATAAAATTAAAAATGAAAGAAATAGAATTGACACTAAACTAAAAGAGTTAGGATACTACTATTTCAATGAGAATTTTTTAATTACTAAAGTAGACAGTACAGTAGGAAACCATGAAGTTGATGTTATTTTAGCTATAAAAAAAGACACTCCAGAAAAAGCCAAACAAGCTTTCAACATCAATTCAGTTTATGTTTATTCTAATTTTAAAATTGATAATGACACTTTGAATATAAATCCTAATGCAACAACAAAATATGAAAATTTCACTATCATTGGTGATGAAAAACTTTTTAAGCCTGTTGTTTTTGAAAACACTTTATACTTTAAAAAAGGTGATTTATACAACAGAACAAATCATAACTTATCATTAAACAGAATTATTACTTTAGGTACATTTAAGTTTGTAAAAAATCAATTTAAAGAAAGTGATACTATTGGTAATTATCTAGATGCTTATTATTATTTAACTCCATTACCTAAGAAATCCATTCGATTAGAGGCTTTGGCCAAAAGTAATTCTGCAAATTATTCAGGAACAGAGCTAAATATTAACTGGAGTAATAGAAATACCTTTAAAGGAGCAGAATTATTGGCTTTATCTGTTTTTGGAGGGTTAGAAGTACAAGTTTCAGGTCAAAATAACGGTTTTAATGTATATCGATTTGGTGGAGAATCTAGCTTAACATGGCCAAGATTTATTCTTCCTTTTAAAACACATACAGCTAGTGGTTATGTCCCTCGAACAAAAGCGATATTAAGTTACGAATATCAATTAAGATCAAAACTGTATTCTTTACAAACTTTTAAAAGTTCTTTTGGATATTTATGGAAAGAAAATGAAAGAAAAGAACACAATTTGAATGTTTTTGATATTACTTATACTACATCAAATGGAATTACTGATTTATATAAAGAACAAATAGCAGCAAATACTTCATTGGAAAAAGTGATTCAGAAACAGCTTATTTTTGGTCCAACCTATTCTTATACCTATACGAACTCAATGTTGACAAATAAAAAAAATACTTTTTATTTCAAAGGTGCTTTAGATTTATCAGCAAATGCAACCGGACTTTTATTAGGAGCCGATGATGTTACTAATCCTAAAACTATTTTAGGAGTTCCTTTTAGTCAGTTTTCAAAATTTGAAATCGACTTTAGACATTATTTGAATTTTAGTAAGGATACCAAATTAGCTAGTAGAATAATCATGGGAGTTGGCATTCCTTATGGCAATTCTAGTGAACTTCCTTTCATTAAACAATTCTTCATAGGAGGAACAAGTAGCATTAGGGCTTTTAGAGCACGATCTATTGGTCCTGGAACTTTCATTGATACAACAAATAATACTTTTTTACCAGATCAATCAGGAGATATAAAATTTGAATTTAATACTGAATTAAGAACTAAAATTTATGATTTAGTAAAAGGAGCAGTCTTTGTTGATGGTGGAAATATATGGCTATTAAATGAAGACACTAATAAACCTGGAGCTACTTTTTCAAAGAACTTTATGAATCAACTAGCCATTGGAGCTGGTGTTGGACTACGTTTTGACTTCTCTTTTTTAGTTTTAAGAACTGATTTTGCTTTTCCTTTGAGAAAACCTTATTTACCTAAAGGAGAAGAATGGGTTATTGATGAGATTAATTTTGGAAATGGGAACTGGAGAAAAGAAAATTTAATATTCAATTTAGCAATTGGCTATCCTTTTTAA
- a CDS encoding helix-turn-helix domain-containing protein produces the protein MKLFLKLDSNILAKKFLEEKLSSFNLKFEIINASEILFLENIPTETYEQITNLLEEYGFDIIENQKNILVQKIKDAIIEMVFSEDAPNVKSSVYLAEKLDHSYGYLSNLFSDVTYTSIENFIIIQKIERTKHLIINENLSLTEIAFKLNYSSVAHLSTQFKNTTGITPSAFQRIIKKRREIATKELN, from the coding sequence GTGAAACTATTTTTAAAGCTTGATTCGAATATTCTAGCAAAAAAATTCTTAGAAGAAAAACTTAGTAGCTTCAATCTTAAGTTTGAAATTATTAATGCTTCAGAAATTTTATTTTTAGAAAATATACCAACAGAAACCTACGAACAGATTACGAACCTATTGGAAGAGTATGGTTTTGATATTATTGAAAATCAAAAAAACATATTGGTTCAAAAAATTAAAGATGCCATTATTGAAATGGTTTTTAGTGAAGATGCTCCAAATGTTAAAAGTTCTGTATATTTAGCAGAGAAATTAGATCACAGTTATGGTTATTTGTCTAACTTGTTTTCTGACGTTACATATACTTCTATAGAGAATTTTATTATTATTCAAAAAATAGAACGAACTAAGCATCTTATTATTAATGAAAATTTAAGCCTTACTGAGATTGCTTTTAAATTGAATTATTCTAGTGTAGCCCATTTAAGTACACAATTTAAAAACACAACTGGAATTACTCCTTCCGCATTTCAAAGAATTATAAAAAAACGAAGAGAAATAGCAACAAAAGAACTTAATTAA
- a CDS encoding response regulator — protein MQQDYILITLADDDEDDRLFFTDAFDELKINTVVNTFKNGKELLDFLNHPESVLPNIIFLDLNMPILNGIDCLKEIKKNDKFNNIAIAIYSTSSSEQDVENTFVLGANIYIKKPSDFNTLKKVLSDVVTINWQYHTSGLNKDNFLLRL, from the coding sequence ATGCAACAAGATTATATATTAATTACTTTGGCAGATGATGATGAAGATGACCGTTTGTTTTTTACAGATGCTTTCGACGAACTAAAAATTAATACAGTTGTTAACACCTTCAAAAACGGAAAAGAATTACTCGATTTTTTAAATCATCCAGAGTCTGTTTTACCAAATATTATCTTCTTAGATTTAAATATGCCAATCTTAAACGGAATTGATTGCCTAAAAGAAATTAAGAAAAATGATAAATTCAATAATATTGCTATTGCTATCTATTCTACCTCTTCTTCGGAACAAGATGTAGAAAATACATTTGTATTAGGTGCTAATATTTATATAAAAAAACCAAGCGATTTTAATACTTTAAAAAAGGTACTTTCAGATGTTGTTACAATCAATTGGCAATATCATACTAGTGGACTAAATAAAGACAATTTTTTATTACGACTATAA
- a CDS encoding PAS domain-containing protein, with protein sequence MKENKFKTSKLHKIIFTISLFVVLFIGAITYKHIENVSASSKLLMHTYEVNLELEQLFSYIKDSENSMRGYLITDENIHLNAYFTANSNINQSFGKLKELTSDNKQQQQNLTDLYEIIKMRLDYNGEYSDPTININIEKNKKFKRNFNESTKLLIEIREKINKMVELEDSYLKKRNSNYNEQISLTPLFTVGILFITLLLIVYSYYKTNRDLEKLKDINHSLSKSFFLNSQAEILSKFGTWEWNLMNHITTYSDNFYRILGCEPNAFSSTNDNFLSYVHPEDKNIVLEIMDRIVKEENLPPSTFRIIRTDGEIRFFRATGKLFGEETDQKVVLGVTHDITDEINKNILLKNNISDLKTVNNELKIFDESSRQAEILGNYGSWVLNFESNTFIYSDNKFRLMGYEPKAFEPSIENLLLHVHEEDKQIVIDANEKALQTGEIPTMNYRVIKKDGEIRRFRTIAKSFTDLSGVESMIGTTQDVTDDYNTGKLLQERNLELEQNINELNEFNHVASHDLQEPLRKIQTFISRLKDKEKENLSDFGKDYLLRIEKASDRMRILINDLLQYSRTNRSDKNFTDVDLNQVLVNTLIELSQNIEEKKAIIKNETLETIQGVDFQMQQLFTNLISNSLKYSKDSEVPQIEIKYTKTIAKDEAILNDYSNRMFHKISFTDNGIGFEQENAEKIFLLFNRLHGKTEYQGTGVGLAICKKIIDNHNGYIFATSEPNIGTTFTIYIPLS encoded by the coding sequence ATGAAAGAAAATAAGTTCAAAACATCCAAACTTCATAAAATAATTTTCACTATCAGTTTATTTGTAGTACTCTTCATTGGGGCTATTACCTACAAACATATTGAAAATGTTTCCGCTTCTTCTAAACTTCTAATGCATACTTATGAAGTAAATTTAGAGCTTGAACAATTATTTTCATACATTAAAGATTCAGAAAATAGTATGAGAGGCTATTTAATAACAGATGAAAATATTCATTTAAATGCCTATTTTACTGCAAATAGTAATATTAATCAATCCTTTGGAAAATTAAAAGAGTTAACAAGCGACAACAAACAACAGCAACAAAATCTAACAGATTTATATGAAATTATAAAAATGCGATTAGATTATAATGGAGAATACTCTGATCCTACCATTAATATAAATATTGAAAAAAACAAAAAGTTTAAACGAAACTTCAACGAAAGCACTAAGTTATTAATTGAAATTAGAGAGAAAATTAACAAAATGGTTGAATTAGAAGATTCTTATCTAAAAAAAAGAAACTCTAATTACAATGAACAAATAAGCCTAACACCACTTTTCACTGTAGGCATATTATTCATCACACTACTTTTAATTGTATATTCTTATTATAAAACCAATAGGGATTTAGAAAAGCTAAAAGACATTAATCATAGTTTAAGTAAATCTTTTTTTCTAAACTCACAAGCTGAAATACTTTCTAAATTTGGTACTTGGGAATGGAATTTAATGAATCATATTACCACTTATTCAGATAATTTTTACAGAATATTAGGCTGTGAACCAAATGCTTTTTCATCTACAAATGATAATTTCCTATCTTATGTTCATCCAGAAGATAAAAACATTGTTTTAGAAATTATGGATCGTATTGTGAAAGAAGAAAATTTGCCTCCTTCTACTTTTAGAATAATTCGTACCGATGGAGAAATACGCTTTTTTAGAGCAACAGGTAAGCTATTTGGTGAAGAAACTGACCAAAAAGTAGTTTTAGGTGTTACGCATGATATTACAGATGAGATTAACAAAAACATACTTTTAAAAAATAATATTTCAGATTTAAAAACTGTAAATAACGAGCTTAAGATTTTTGATGAGTCGAGCAGACAAGCTGAAATCCTAGGTAATTATGGTAGTTGGGTTTTAAATTTTGAAAGTAACACGTTTATTTATTCTGATAATAAATTCAGATTAATGGGTTATGAACCAAAAGCTTTTGAGCCTTCAATAGAAAACCTATTGCTTCATGTTCATGAAGAGGATAAGCAAATTGTAATAGATGCCAATGAAAAGGCATTGCAAACTGGAGAAATTCCTACAATGAATTATAGAGTTATTAAAAAAGATGGAGAAATTAGACGTTTTAGAACCATTGCTAAATCATTCACAGACCTAAGTGGTGTAGAAAGTATGATTGGAACGACTCAAGATGTAACTGACGATTATAATACAGGAAAACTACTTCAAGAGAGAAATTTAGAATTAGAACAAAATATTAATGAATTAAATGAATTTAATCATGTTGCGAGTCATGATTTACAAGAACCACTTCGTAAAATTCAGACTTTCATTTCTAGATTGAAAGATAAAGAAAAAGAGAATTTATCCGATTTTGGAAAAGATTACTTATTAAGAATTGAAAAAGCTTCAGATAGAATGCGAATTTTAATTAATGATCTACTACAATATTCTAGAACGAATAGAAGTGATAAAAATTTTACTGATGTTGATCTAAACCAAGTATTAGTTAATACTCTTATAGAGTTATCGCAAAACATAGAAGAAAAAAAAGCAATCATTAAAAATGAAACATTAGAAACGATACAAGGAGTCGATTTTCAAATGCAACAACTTTTCACCAATCTTATTAGCAATTCTTTAAAATATTCGAAAGATTCTGAAGTACCACAAATAGAAATTAAATATACAAAAACCATTGCAAAAGACGAAGCCATCTTAAATGATTATTCGAATAGAATGTTTCATAAAATTAGTTTTACAGACAATGGAATTGGTTTTGAACAAGAAAATGCAGAAAAGATATTCCTATTGTTCAATAGACTTCATGGAAAAACAGAATATCAAGGAACAGGAGTTGGTTTAGCCATTTGTAAAAAAATAATTGATAATCATAATGGTTATATCTTCGCTACAAGTGAACCAAACATAGGAACTACTTTTACAATTTATATACCTCTAAGCTAA
- a CDS encoding YihY/virulence factor BrkB family protein — protein MDFKRFLNVLKKTFTGFFDKKILKMSASLAYTTVFSIGPLLLVILYLCDIFWGREAVEGSIYNQLKNLVGQESALQIQEIIKNLTISNSTSLAGIVGIIMLIIGATSVFAEIQDSINTIWDIKPKKKSGFWLFIKSRLLSFGVIGSIGFILLVSLGISALMDGINQQLMSYFPDILYYVIYFANSVLTFIVISFLFGTIFTILPDAKIKWRQVRFASFTTALLFIFGKFLISFYISNSNISSVYGSAGSFVIVMVWVYYSSVILYFGAQLAKSYAIEYASPIQPSEFAEFITIVEKQSDNQILQEKDS, from the coding sequence ATGGACTTTAAAAGATTTTTGAATGTTTTAAAAAAAACTTTTACAGGTTTTTTCGATAAAAAAATCTTAAAAATGAGTGCGTCTTTAGCTTATACTACAGTTTTTTCAATTGGACCACTTCTACTTGTTATTCTTTATTTGTGTGATATATTCTGGGGAAGAGAAGCTGTTGAAGGTTCCATTTACAATCAATTAAAAAATTTAGTTGGTCAGGAAAGTGCACTACAGATTCAAGAAATCATTAAAAACCTAACCATATCAAATAGTACTAGTCTAGCAGGAATTGTTGGAATTATAATGTTGATTATTGGTGCAACTTCCGTTTTTGCAGAAATTCAAGATTCAATCAATACCATTTGGGATATAAAACCTAAGAAGAAATCTGGTTTTTGGTTGTTCATTAAATCTCGTTTACTCTCTTTTGGAGTTATTGGAAGTATTGGTTTCATTCTATTAGTTTCATTAGGTATTTCTGCGCTTATGGACGGTATCAATCAACAATTAATGTCCTATTTCCCAGATATACTTTACTATGTAATATATTTTGCTAATTCAGTACTAACATTCATTGTTATCTCTTTTCTCTTTGGTACAATTTTCACAATACTTCCTGATGCCAAAATTAAATGGAGACAAGTGCGATTTGCTTCGTTTACTACTGCCCTGCTTTTCATTTTTGGGAAATTTTTAATTTCCTTTTATATTTCAAATTCAAACATAAGTTCTGTTTATGGTTCTGCTGGTTCATTTGTAATTGTAATGGTTTGGGTATATTATTCTTCTGTAATATTATATTTTGGAGCGCAATTAGCCAAATCCTATGCAATAGAATATGCTTCTCCAATACAACCATCGGAATTTGCAGAGTTTATAACTATAGTAGAGAAACAATCGGACAATCAAATTCTTCAAGAAAAAGACTCATAA
- a CDS encoding DUF4142 domain-containing protein, with translation MRNINHKSTLNFYLILCGMTLLTVTSCVFTNNKKEESIFSNIAKNKKEYKNTEAELLSKFNKQNIELISISHKAREKEVPFRIKCLATDLIHEQKDINISINKIASKKLIIIPNVSNEKRLKEIEKASGNSFNRKYLENVSKILTSQIDNLRLLTDTTKDVDFKILALQTIVKLNSSLQKVKRIKSIQT, from the coding sequence ATGAGAAATATAAACCATAAAAGCACATTGAATTTTTATTTGATACTATGCGGAATGACACTATTAACTGTTACGTCTTGTGTGTTCACAAACAATAAAAAAGAAGAAAGTATCTTTTCAAATATTGCTAAAAACAAAAAAGAATATAAAAATACAGAAGCCGAATTGTTATCTAAATTCAATAAACAAAATATCGAACTAATTTCTATTAGTCATAAAGCAAGAGAAAAAGAAGTTCCTTTTAGAATAAAATGTTTGGCAACAGATTTAATTCATGAACAAAAAGACATCAACATTTCAATTAATAAAATTGCATCAAAAAAGCTCATAATAATACCTAATGTTAGCAATGAAAAAAGACTAAAAGAAATTGAAAAAGCATCGGGAAATAGTTTCAATCGAAAATATTTAGAAAACGTATCAAAGATATTGACTAGTCAAATAGACAATTTGAGATTACTTACTGACACAACAAAAGATGTAGATTTTAAAATTTTAGCCTTGCAAACGATTGTAAAATTAAATTCCTCCTTACAAAAGGTAAAACGAATTAAGTCAATACAAACATGA
- a CDS encoding porin family protein, with protein MKKRKRILATLVVLFATSIAVNAQSKDSNAEFGVKGGLNFSNMYTEDVDDNNVLTSFNAGIYAKLPITNAIAIQPELLYSRKGAELVYDNLFAEGTAKFKLNYIEMPVLLKLNLTNNINIHAGPYFAYLVDAQVTNETKNGTFDFEDNYDNDDFNKFDYGLSAGVGLDFQSLGVGVRYNYGLQTVGKERQFGGTTYTLPDGKNSSLNIYLALKLN; from the coding sequence ATGAAAAAAAGAAAAAGAATTCTAGCAACACTTGTCGTACTATTTGCAACATCAATTGCTGTAAATGCACAATCTAAAGATTCAAATGCAGAGTTTGGTGTTAAAGGTGGCTTAAACTTCTCAAATATGTATACGGAAGATGTAGACGACAACAATGTGTTAACAAGTTTCAATGCAGGTATATATGCAAAATTACCTATAACAAATGCTATTGCTATTCAACCCGAGCTACTCTATAGTAGAAAAGGTGCAGAACTTGTTTATGACAATCTATTTGCAGAAGGAACTGCCAAATTTAAACTGAATTATATTGAAATGCCTGTATTGTTAAAATTGAATTTAACCAATAACATAAACATACATGCTGGACCTTATTTTGCATATCTAGTAGACGCGCAAGTAACAAATGAAACAAAGAATGGCACTTTCGATTTTGAAGATAATTATGACAATGATGATTTCAATAAATTCGATTATGGACTTTCCGCTGGTGTAGGACTAGATTTTCAATCGTTAGGAGTTGGTGTTCGATACAATTATGGTCTGCAAACCGTAGGTAAAGAAAGACAATTTGGTGGAACAACCTATACTCTTCCAGATGGAAAAAATAGTAGTCTAAATATATATTTAGCCTTAAAACTAAATTAA
- a CDS encoding lmo0937 family membrane protein — protein MQNLLYIIAVVLIILWALGYFVFSVGSLIHFLLVIAAIAVLLRIIQGKKI, from the coding sequence ATGCAAAACTTATTATATATCATCGCAGTTGTATTAATAATACTGTGGGCACTAGGATACTTTGTATTCAGTGTAGGATCATTAATTCATTTCTTACTTGTAATTGCTGCCATTGCAGTCTTATTACGAATTATTCAAGGAAAGAAAATTTAA
- a CDS encoding YtxH domain-containing protein, whose amino-acid sequence MKSNKALLGVVAGLAAGAVIGILLAPDKGENTRKKIAKKAEDLKDNIKEGYDDTISSLEQKYKELQEKYGSLSEDIDEKIKEGKSKIKEELTKVQ is encoded by the coding sequence ATGAAATCAAATAAAGCATTATTAGGAGTAGTTGCAGGTTTAGCAGCAGGAGCGGTTATCGGAATTTTACTAGCACCAGATAAAGGAGAAAACACAAGAAAAAAAATAGCTAAAAAAGCAGAAGATTTAAAAGACAATATAAAAGAAGGATATGATGATACCATCAGTTCATTAGAGCAGAAATATAAAGAGCTACAAGAAAAATATGGTTCTTTATCTGAAGATATTGATGAAAAGATTAAAGAAGGAAAATCTAAAATTAAAGAAGAATTAACAAAAGTTCAATAA
- a CDS encoding DUF5723 family protein, producing the protein MRKSLIVLIVLFVSFEMYSQSFFGSQYDNYSGVNAVISNPANIVGSRFRTDINIASASAFVGNDYYSVKLGDLFKSDYEFEKSATTNPKSNNNLYSNIDALGPSFMMNIGNKNAIAVFTRLRVITHVSEISGLFLNQIQDEVNQDFSFEGQNFSMASNAWIEYGASFARILKDNEVYSLKGGISLKYLGGIHSGYVKARNLSVSYDYTGLEVTNRTTTTGNIETGNIRSLESFDDPLDNSGVGFGMDLGFTYELKSKVSATDDYLLKVGFSITDFGSMKFKNGEKVLYDANASYTDAEYAINDDFDSYYTRISENKSFKVSLPTALHLNADWNFSKKLFLNFNTDLNLVDTKKENSNYVNNTVSLTPRYETKWLSLYTPLSMVQNSGFQAGFGFRAGPLFVGSGSIVSAMFGEVDAIDVHVGLKIPIYR; encoded by the coding sequence ATGAGAAAGAGTTTAATTGTTTTAATAGTCCTTTTTGTAAGTTTTGAAATGTATTCGCAATCGTTTTTTGGAAGTCAATATGATAACTATTCTGGTGTTAATGCAGTAATTTCTAATCCAGCAAATATTGTAGGTTCTCGTTTTCGGACAGATATAAATATTGCATCAGCAAGTGCTTTTGTAGGGAACGATTATTATTCTGTTAAATTAGGTGATCTATTTAAGAGTGATTATGAGTTTGAAAAAAGTGCTACAACAAATCCGAAATCAAATAATAATTTGTATTCAAATATTGATGCTTTAGGTCCTTCTTTTATGATGAATATTGGTAATAAAAACGCTATTGCTGTTTTCACAAGATTAAGAGTAATTACGCATGTTAGTGAAATTAGCGGTTTGTTTTTAAATCAAATTCAAGATGAAGTGAACCAAGATTTTAGTTTTGAAGGACAAAATTTTAGTATGGCTTCTAATGCTTGGATTGAGTATGGAGCTTCTTTTGCACGAATTTTAAAAGATAACGAGGTTTATTCACTAAAAGGAGGTATTTCATTAAAATATTTAGGAGGTATTCATTCTGGCTATGTTAAGGCAAGAAACCTATCTGTTAGTTATGATTATACCGGTTTAGAAGTAACAAATAGAACAACAACAACAGGAAATATTGAAACAGGAAATATTCGTAGTTTAGAGAGTTTCGATGATCCATTAGACAATTCTGGAGTAGGTTTTGGAATGGATTTAGGTTTTACGTATGAATTAAAATCAAAAGTTTCTGCTACTGATGATTATTTATTAAAAGTAGGATTCTCTATTACTGATTTTGGTTCTATGAAATTTAAAAATGGTGAGAAAGTACTTTATGATGCTAATGCTTCCTACACAGATGCAGAATATGCAATTAATGATGATTTTGATTCTTATTATACTAGAATTAGTGAAAACAAGTCTTTCAAAGTTTCTTTGCCAACAGCTTTGCATTTAAATGCAGATTGGAATTTTAGTAAAAAACTATTTCTAAATTTTAATACGGATTTGAACTTAGTTGATACTAAAAAAGAAAATTCAAATTATGTAAATAATACAGTTTCTTTAACACCAAGATATGAAACGAAATGGTTGAGTTTATATACTCCATTAAGTATGGTTCAAAATTCTGGTTTTCAAGCTGGTTTTGGTTTTAGAGCTGGTCCATTATTCGTTGGTTCTGGTTCTATTGTTTCTGCTATGTTTGGAGAAGTTGATGCAATTGATGTTCATGTTGGACTTAAAATTCCAATATACAGATGA
- the prfA gene encoding peptide chain release factor 1, which yields MLDRLQYVKQRFDEISDLIIQPDVIADQKRYVQLNKEYKDLKGLVEKRDEYISIDANIKEANEIIADGSDSEMVEMAKMQLDEAKERLPELEDEIKFMLIPKDPEDAKNVMVEIRAGTGGDEASIFAGDLYRMYTKYCESRNWRTSVVDMNEGTSGGFKEVIFEVTGEDVYGTLKFEAGVHRVQRVPQTETQGRVHTSAATVMVLPEAEEFDVQIDMNDVRVDFFCSSGPGGQSVNTTKSAVRLTHIPTGLVAQCQDQKSQHKNKDKAFTVLRSRLYEQELAKKEAEDATKRTSQVSSGDRSAKIRTYNYAQGRVTDHRIGLTLYDLGNIMNGDIQKIVEELQLVSNTEKLKESEVF from the coding sequence ATGTTAGATAGATTACAATATGTAAAACAACGTTTCGATGAGATATCGGATTTAATTATACAACCTGATGTTATTGCAGATCAGAAACGTTATGTGCAATTAAATAAAGAATATAAAGACCTTAAAGGTTTAGTAGAAAAGCGTGATGAATATATTTCTATTGATGCCAACATCAAAGAAGCAAATGAAATTATAGCAGACGGTTCCGATTCGGAAATGGTTGAAATGGCTAAAATGCAATTGGATGAAGCTAAAGAACGTTTACCAGAATTAGAAGATGAAATTAAATTCATGTTGATTCCAAAAGATCCTGAAGATGCTAAAAATGTAATGGTAGAGATTCGTGCTGGAACTGGAGGAGATGAAGCTTCAATCTTTGCAGGAGACTTATACAGAATGTATACTAAATACTGTGAATCTAGAAATTGGAGAACTTCAGTTGTAGATATGAATGAAGGTACTTCTGGAGGATTTAAAGAGGTTATTTTTGAAGTAACTGGAGAAGATGTTTATGGTACTTTAAAGTTTGAAGCAGGTGTTCACCGTGTACAACGTGTTCCTCAAACAGAAACGCAAGGACGTGTTCACACTTCTGCGGCAACGGTTATGGTTTTACCAGAAGCTGAGGAATTTGATGTACAAATTGATATGAACGATGTTCGTGTAGATTTTTTCTGTTCGTCTGGTCCTGGAGGTCAGTCTGTAAATACTACAAAATCGGCTGTGCGTTTAACTCACATTCCTACAGGTTTAGTAGCGCAATGTCAAGATCAAAAATCGCAACATAAAAACAAAGACAAAGCTTTTACTGTTTTACGTTCTCGTTTATACGAACAAGAATTAGCTAAAAAAGAAGCAGAAGATGCTACAAAACGTACTTCTCAAGTAAGTTCTGGAGACCGTTCTGCGAAAATTAGAACCTATAATTATGCTCAAGGCCGTGTTACAGATCATAGAATTGGTTTAACATTATATGATTTGGGGAACATTATGAATGGTGATATTCAGAAGATTGTAGAAGAATTACAATTGGTCTCTAACACAGAGAAATTAAAAGAATCTGAAGTGTTTTAA